The following coding sequences are from one Gammaproteobacteria bacterium window:
- a CDS encoding VTT domain-containing protein: MIETFVQPLMDWVALHPNQAGFIVFLIAMIESLVIVGVLVPGAALLFGVGALIGTGTLELWPTLAWAAAGAIVGDGISFWLGYHYREQLHHIWPFKNHPKLFSRGEVFFHKHGGKSIAFGRFVGPIRAIVPTIAGMMAMSPLRFTIINILSALAWAPVYILPGVAFGTSLELASDVMMHLIFLLIIIALFIWLIAWLIKKLFITIPQNRRVMSAAVILVVSISLIFTLYESPKVPDTIKQTISFTTWQNAPSVTIPVTNIQWVGSATDLESKLKAAGWQTPESLNLTSVLMLMAHDSPISELPVLNQKGQSRLIHLFQQAIHVSTDQSILTPLILMHADDINKQRQVLQLWPTQTTITMPSGKTETLWVGNISSQTLRPIWPVLNLPLNDSQTQPFKIESDQILFETVKKDDKEITLLWNLTQEFSK; encoded by the coding sequence ATGATTGAAACATTTGTACAACCCCTAATGGACTGGGTCGCCCTTCACCCCAATCAAGCAGGCTTTATTGTTTTTTTGATCGCAATGATCGAATCGCTCGTAATTGTCGGCGTACTGGTGCCAGGGGCTGCGCTACTATTTGGTGTGGGTGCATTAATTGGCACAGGCACATTAGAGCTTTGGCCAACACTTGCATGGGCGGCCGCAGGCGCAATCGTAGGCGATGGCATCAGTTTCTGGCTGGGTTATCACTACCGTGAACAACTTCACCATATCTGGCCTTTCAAAAACCACCCGAAACTTTTCAGTCGAGGTGAAGTTTTTTTTCATAAACACGGTGGAAAAAGCATCGCTTTCGGTCGGTTTGTCGGCCCCATACGCGCCATTGTTCCCACGATTGCCGGCATGATGGCCATGTCGCCACTGCGTTTTACGATTATCAATATCCTATCCGCACTTGCCTGGGCTCCAGTTTATATATTGCCGGGCGTTGCATTTGGTACTTCTTTGGAGCTTGCATCGGATGTCATGATGCACCTGATTTTTCTATTAATCATTATCGCACTATTCATATGGCTTATTGCATGGTTGATCAAAAAGCTGTTTATTACCATTCCACAGAATCGAAGAGTAATGAGCGCTGCTGTTATCCTGGTTGTTTCAATAAGCCTGATATTCACCTTGTATGAATCACCGAAAGTACCCGACACCATTAAACAAACCATCAGCTTTACAACTTGGCAAAATGCACCTTCTGTCACGATACCAGTCACAAATATTCAATGGGTCGGGTCGGCTACAGACTTAGAAAGTAAATTAAAAGCAGCAGGCTGGCAGACACCAGAAAGCTTAAATTTGACCAGTGTACTTATGCTCATGGCGCACGACAGCCCGATCAGCGAACTTCCGGTACTAAATCAAAAGGGTCAGAGTCGATTGATCCATCTATTCCAGCAAGCAATACATGTAAGCACAGACCAGTCGATTCTGACCCCTTTGATTTTAATGCACGCAGACGATATCAACAAACAACGCCAAGTACTTCAACTATGGCCGACACAAACCACTATTACAATGCCTTCAGGAAAAACAGAAACTCTCTGGGTGGGCAATATTTCATCTCAAACTCTGCGCCCCATCTGGCCCGTGCTTAATCTGCCTTTAAATGATTCACAGACTCAGCCATTTAAAATAGAATCTGATCAAATTTTGTTCGAAACAGTTAAAAAAGATGATAAAGAAATCACACTACTCTGGAATTTGACTCAAGAGTTTTCTAAATAG
- a CDS encoding N-acetylmuramoyl-L-alanine amidase, producing MFTIKNHRLYRDNKSVSYTLTPNRTKNFVLKPEGILLHDTAGRLDGDTTVDWFLNPGANASAHLVVHRDGRVTQMARFNMKTWHAGRSSLGGRSGVNSFSLGIEIVNPGKLTPLGGRYYQAWFGEIYSNNDYSIIEKSTSEHGAGGWMGYTPEQLEAVEQLSVALFQKYDLQWLWPHWKVSPGRKVDTNPLFPLEHVRSKVIGRQEDEGNFGIMIANTNQRRWPSYHENVIQVIPVGTRVEVIRSGRYQNDNEYTEWYLVEYNGHEGWVYGELIEL from the coding sequence ATGTTTACCATTAAGAATCATCGCCTTTATCGAGATAATAAATCAGTTTCGTACACGCTGACTCCCAATCGGACAAAAAATTTCGTACTGAAACCCGAAGGTATTTTGCTGCATGACACAGCAGGACGTTTGGATGGTGATACCACAGTTGACTGGTTTTTAAATCCAGGTGCGAATGCATCAGCTCATCTGGTGGTGCATCGGGATGGTCGTGTGACTCAAATGGCAAGATTTAACATGAAAACGTGGCATGCAGGAAGGTCAAGCCTGGGGGGTCGCTCAGGAGTTAATAGCTTTTCCTTGGGTATTGAAATTGTTAATCCAGGAAAGCTCACTCCTCTTGGGGGAAGATATTATCAAGCATGGTTTGGTGAAATTTACAGTAATAATGATTACTCCATTATTGAAAAGTCTACATCAGAGCATGGTGCGGGTGGATGGATGGGGTATACACCTGAACAGTTGGAGGCTGTCGAACAGCTTTCAGTCGCACTATTTCAAAAATACGATCTTCAGTGGCTTTGGCCTCACTGGAAAGTGAGCCCTGGCCGAAAGGTTGATACCAACCCTCTTTTCCCTCTAGAGCATGTTCGATCAAAAGTGATTGGACGGCAGGAGGATGAAGGCAATTTTGGTATTATGATTGCCAATACCAATCAACGGCGTTGGCCCTCTTATCACGAAAATGTCATACAGGTGATTCCAGTCGGTACAAGGGTTGAAGTGATTCGATCTGGAAGGTATCAAAATGATAATGAATACACCGAGTGGTATTTGGTTGAATACAATGGGCATGAAGGTTGGGTTTATGGGGAGTTGATTGAGTTATGA
- a CDS encoding phosphotransferase → MDTRLKAIQQWLLDEVKLNRFDLKPASSDASFRRYFRVDTGTETFIVMDAPPEKEDCHPFVDIAKVLGQAGLNTPRIIAQDLQQGFLLLSDLGSRLFLDELNDDSVELLYGDALSSLHQLQKIPHNSLPLPSYSEDLLQQEMMLFHDWFLEQHLAIKLSTKDQTVLFDAFKMLTESALEQPQVWVHRDYHSRNLMVLEKESPGILDFQDAVIGPVTYDLVSLLRDCYIAWPRERVETWVATYYQRCGTDLEDVSEAQFLRWFDLMGVQRHLKAIGIFSRLNIRDGKPGYLGDIPRTLNYVRDVCERYEELKLFRKLLSQIPE, encoded by the coding sequence ATGGACACTCGATTAAAAGCCATTCAGCAGTGGTTGTTGGATGAGGTTAAGTTAAACCGTTTTGACCTGAAACCTGCCTCCAGTGATGCCAGCTTTCGGCGTTATTTTCGTGTTGATACAGGCACAGAAACGTTCATTGTGATGGATGCGCCCCCCGAAAAAGAAGATTGCCATCCTTTTGTAGATATTGCGAAGGTATTGGGGCAGGCAGGCTTGAATACACCGCGTATTATTGCACAAGATCTGCAGCAGGGTTTTTTGTTGCTGAGTGATCTGGGTTCACGCCTGTTTCTGGATGAGTTGAATGATGATTCGGTCGAATTACTTTACGGCGATGCACTGAGTTCACTTCATCAGTTACAGAAAATCCCACATAACAGTTTACCACTGCCGAGCTATTCAGAGGATCTGTTACAGCAAGAGATGATGTTGTTTCATGACTGGTTTCTGGAGCAACACCTTGCTATTAAACTAAGCACGAAAGATCAAACGGTTTTGTTTGATGCGTTTAAAATGCTGACCGAATCTGCACTCGAACAGCCTCAGGTTTGGGTGCATCGAGACTATCATTCACGTAACTTGATGGTGCTTGAAAAAGAGAGCCCAGGTATTCTGGATTTTCAGGATGCGGTGATCGGGCCGGTGACCTATGATTTGGTGTCGTTATTGCGAGATTGTTATATTGCTTGGCCGAGAGAACGGGTGGAAACATGGGTTGCAACGTATTATCAGCGTTGTGGTACTGATTTAGAAGATGTTTCTGAAGCACAATTTTTACGCTGGTTTGACCTTATGGGCGTACAGCGTCACTTAAAGGCAATCGGGATTTTTTCACGTTTAAATATTCGGGATGGAAAGCCCGGCTATCTTGGTGATATTCCACGAACATTAAATTATGTCAGAGATGTTTGTGAGCGTTATGAGGAGTTGAAACTATTTAGAAAACTCTTGAGTCAAATTCCAGAGTAG